A genomic segment from Tuwongella immobilis encodes:
- a CDS encoding DUF1501 domain-containing protein: MIFRTQLDRREWLAGMAPALSALGVSVGFRGSSRATEAATTNRTPGFGRARSVLIVFTPGGQSQLETWDPKPNAPAEIRGEFGSIPTKIPAVRLTEYLPKMAQLLHRGALIRSMTHDDLDHGSACYLSLTGEFHAQKSANPPPRPTDRPTLASVYTRVRPSRNLPYSSIHVNGPLLVPELLSPGQNSGFLSRSAEPLLIPDPSDVQGFLQEMQPPPGLSTARLQDRLTLLGEIDRNLPNTAQSGELRKKALELMAATEFHRAFDLEQESAQTRARYGQHRTGQACLLGRRLIEAGVPWVTVFYNPSIRGQDRHPESTDAYGWDTHNDLFEAMRRHLLPRFDESLSALVADLHERGLLDETLLVVMGEFGRAPRIGYEKNFAGSSPGRKHWAGAYSVFLAGAGITPGMVYGASDRIAAYPQDRPTSPLDLIATLFAALGIDPAGHFPDSTGRPYPISQGTPISGLWTGR, translated from the coding sequence CTGGATTCGGTCGGGCGAGATCGGTACTTATCGTGTTCACTCCAGGTGGGCAAAGTCAACTCGAAACTTGGGATCCCAAACCGAATGCGCCAGCCGAAATCCGCGGCGAGTTTGGCAGCATTCCGACGAAAATTCCGGCAGTTCGGCTGACCGAATATCTCCCCAAGATGGCGCAATTGCTCCATCGAGGTGCGTTGATCCGTTCGATGACGCATGATGATCTGGATCATGGGTCGGCATGCTATCTGTCGCTCACCGGAGAATTCCACGCTCAGAAATCGGCCAATCCGCCGCCACGACCCACCGATCGGCCCACGTTGGCGAGTGTCTACACTCGTGTGCGACCATCGCGGAATCTGCCTTATTCTTCGATCCACGTCAATGGCCCGCTTCTGGTGCCGGAATTATTGTCGCCTGGGCAGAATTCTGGATTTCTTTCGCGCTCCGCCGAGCCGCTGTTGATTCCCGACCCCAGCGATGTGCAAGGGTTTCTGCAAGAAATGCAACCACCGCCCGGACTCTCGACCGCGAGACTTCAGGATCGCTTAACCCTATTGGGCGAAATCGATCGGAATTTGCCGAACACCGCGCAATCTGGCGAACTCCGCAAAAAAGCCTTGGAATTGATGGCCGCCACCGAATTCCATCGGGCATTCGACTTGGAGCAAGAATCCGCCCAGACCCGCGCTCGCTACGGACAGCATCGCACGGGGCAAGCCTGTTTGTTGGGCCGACGACTCATCGAAGCCGGCGTGCCCTGGGTGACGGTATTCTACAATCCCAGCATTCGCGGGCAGGATCGCCACCCGGAATCGACCGATGCCTACGGCTGGGATACGCACAATGATCTGTTCGAGGCGATGCGGCGACACCTGTTGCCACGATTCGATGAATCGTTGTCGGCACTTGTGGCGGATCTCCATGAGCGAGGTTTGCTGGATGAGACGTTGTTGGTGGTGATGGGGGAATTTGGCCGTGCGCCGCGGATTGGTTACGAAAAGAATTTCGCTGGCAGCAGTCCCGGTCGCAAGCATTGGGCGGGAGCGTATTCGGTCTTTTTGGCCGGGGCCGGGATCACACCGGGGATGGTCTACGGTGCGAGTGATCGCATCGCGGCCTATCCACAAGATCGGCCCACTTCGCCGTTGGATTTGATCGCCACGCTATTTGCAGCGCTCGGAATTGATCCTGCGGGACACTTCCCCGATTCGACGGGCCGACCGTACCCGATCAGCCAAGGAACACCCATTTCGGGATTGTGGACCGGACGTTGA
- a CDS encoding redoxin domain-containing protein → MTTIRFSIFGLIFAWMQVGLCELGHSRQAILAAEPESAPEWPKSATWLQSDPLTFAQLKGRVVIVHFWTFGCINCQRNYPIYRDWQQRYAKKPVTIIGVHTPEFDSEKDVDRIREQAKKNELKFPILVDNDWKVWKAWRVRYWPSILLVDRHGVVRWYWEGELHLDQPAAKRFADRIDELLAEPEATDAKSAAPAAKQ, encoded by the coding sequence GTGACGACGATCCGATTTAGTATCTTCGGTTTGATATTTGCTTGGATGCAGGTTGGTTTGTGTGAGCTGGGCCATTCGCGGCAAGCGATTCTCGCAGCCGAACCGGAATCCGCCCCTGAATGGCCGAAATCCGCAACCTGGCTGCAAAGCGATCCGCTCACCTTTGCCCAACTCAAAGGGCGTGTGGTCATTGTGCATTTCTGGACCTTTGGCTGCATCAATTGTCAGCGCAACTATCCCATCTACCGCGATTGGCAGCAACGCTATGCCAAGAAACCTGTCACCATCATTGGCGTGCATACCCCGGAATTCGATTCCGAGAAGGATGTCGATCGCATTCGTGAACAAGCGAAGAAGAATGAATTGAAATTCCCGATTTTGGTTGACAACGATTGGAAGGTTTGGAAAGCCTGGCGGGTGCGCTATTGGCCATCGATTCTGTTGGTGGACCGTCACGGGGTGGTGCGTTGGTATTGGGAAGGGGAGTTGCACCTGGATCAACCGGCGGCCAAACGCTTTGCCGATCGCATTGATGAATTGCTGGCCGAGCCGGAAGCGACCGATGCCAAGTCCGCAGCTCCCGCAGCGAAACAATAG
- a CDS encoding RNA polymerase sigma factor has translation MTTQAPITTYSRQLFDQITSNYHDNKAWREFMEYYTPYFQGWATRCVGRDDAEDLVSELFLRVWRELSMQRLKAPEGQGIRPWMSRVAGRLMTDYHRKSARVRPQDINFDQQIDTMVMDMMDTLTLSEKCDQYVSAWTAYCDAGRLHLQRIWSYVYTVRKNQPRDWIASRFQIPANLVSQHLTRVRSDLASTLEIDPQQSRDVDDLDRISMEHPKLRCILLGSTPDEPHERTIGTD, from the coding sequence ATGACCACGCAAGCCCCCATCACAACATACAGCCGTCAATTGTTCGATCAAATCACCTCGAATTATCATGACAACAAAGCCTGGCGTGAATTCATGGAATACTACACCCCGTATTTTCAGGGGTGGGCAACCCGATGCGTGGGCCGGGACGACGCCGAAGATTTAGTCTCGGAATTATTTCTGCGGGTCTGGCGCGAATTGAGCATGCAACGACTGAAGGCTCCCGAAGGACAAGGGATTCGCCCCTGGATGTCACGAGTCGCCGGCCGACTCATGACCGATTATCACCGCAAAAGTGCGCGTGTTCGTCCGCAGGATATCAATTTCGATCAGCAGATTGATACCATGGTCATGGATATGATGGACACGCTGACGCTCAGCGAAAAATGCGATCAATACGTCTCGGCCTGGACTGCTTATTGCGATGCGGGTCGGTTGCATCTGCAGCGCATCTGGAGTTACGTCTATACGGTGCGAAAAAATCAACCGCGGGACTGGATCGCCTCTCGCTTTCAAATCCCAGCGAATCTAGTCAGTCAACATCTGACGCGCGTTCGGAGCGACTTGGCATCGACGTTGGAAATCGATCCGCAACAGAGCCGGGATGTGGATGATTTGGATCGGATTTCGATGGAACATCCCAAACTACGTTGCATTCTTTTGGGAAGCACGCCTGATGAGCCCCACGAACGAACCATCGGAACTGATTGA
- a CDS encoding serine/threonine-protein kinase, which produces MSPTNEPSELIEPFSDELLIQFIRRELPLAERRRIEDALDESPELDARVQQLRQRIAASVLGDPSNAPTNRAWLRNLPQQMSLEQLQSKKLPRIPDLEWHAELSYGGNASVFLASHPQHGFVAVKIVSLSHLPGAVERVVKERDYLQQCQDIPGVLRLYDSGIDPGNQLFWMTLEWAVGKSLQESLPETALPAKPHVGRPGEREAIAQHLQSVRAQAHDWVRLLRDAVGVLAAIHEKGVLHRDLKAANLLLQPEDRNRWDGSLSQCQIRVADFGAGRAIDEQPGHTLIGTPEFFPPEVLAGRAATPQSDMFQIGCLLYQFLTGGLPFTGRNAFDLMNAISYQRAPALLPDSAGELLHLERIALRCLERDPARRYRTIDALRRDFDSYLAAEYQAIQAPGYTRLRRMGWFCRRNWVALASISVLMVMSGMLLGWNRDAQKALIESGKATREFELRSIAAENLVAEKNKGELQQLITRAHDFARVGNWRESLPLYDQAIDRSEPTQQIQLKLESLPGYYAQGKIRELDQTLAELTQSLSHESPEYPLLLMHRASRAICDPAEVQKARELAARALEYDRQSPRLSQADRWFTSALARTRTRDCVDDLRQAIRVDRFHFLAQTTYSTLIAGLGHRDEAMVQAEFLESIFPDSPVADVVRSLVALTETDSEKLRAATKRAATRLAPEDLPSWKKVEKTFLGMVAIHQILVDFQPSNVFAMLRLGQLGGSVHQELSKSDHFSVLPFPSFGILIQRWRPVWDFAVNHAPSILLGQQITEQIWASLDQLIDDYPDRTLILARASNRLGVLITESGLNGDASRESLLEMGREMADAMQQPSLLNIRRMTELARAFSMFVDLGILKLVPNPDPGTRDRFRRNLSDLLPFLKVDREFAQKVPAFFGDLVMSPLTPHQFETFWGHGPAVERTFRDRQQELSDFCWLLIDQIDVESGPSQANAKLRVRLELWAESAQLTREILPMPRLAPSDNTRPTVSP; this is translated from the coding sequence ATGAGCCCCACGAACGAACCATCGGAACTGATTGAGCCTTTTTCGGATGAGCTGCTGATTCAGTTCATTCGCCGGGAACTCCCGCTTGCCGAGCGACGGCGAATTGAAGATGCGCTGGATGAGTCGCCGGAACTGGACGCGCGGGTTCAACAATTGCGGCAGCGGATTGCTGCGTCGGTACTGGGTGACCCTTCCAACGCACCGACCAACCGCGCGTGGCTGCGCAATCTGCCCCAACAGATGTCGTTGGAGCAATTGCAATCCAAAAAACTCCCGCGGATTCCGGATCTGGAGTGGCATGCGGAATTGAGTTACGGCGGGAACGCCTCCGTATTCTTGGCATCGCATCCGCAGCATGGGTTCGTTGCGGTCAAAATCGTGTCGTTGTCCCACCTTCCAGGGGCTGTCGAACGGGTCGTTAAAGAACGCGATTATTTGCAGCAATGTCAGGACATTCCCGGAGTGCTGCGGCTATATGACTCGGGGATTGATCCCGGCAATCAGTTATTTTGGATGACGTTGGAATGGGCCGTTGGCAAATCGCTCCAGGAATCGTTGCCCGAAACTGCGCTGCCGGCCAAGCCGCACGTCGGACGACCCGGGGAGCGCGAAGCCATCGCGCAGCATCTGCAATCGGTGCGTGCCCAGGCGCACGATTGGGTGCGACTGCTCCGCGATGCGGTCGGTGTGCTCGCCGCGATCCATGAGAAAGGCGTTCTGCATCGCGATCTGAAGGCGGCCAATTTGCTGTTGCAACCCGAAGATCGCAATCGCTGGGATGGGTCGCTATCGCAATGTCAAATTCGCGTGGCTGATTTCGGGGCGGGGCGTGCGATCGACGAACAGCCTGGGCATACGCTGATTGGCACCCCCGAATTTTTTCCGCCGGAAGTGCTCGCAGGACGGGCCGCTACTCCGCAAAGCGACATGTTCCAAATTGGCTGTTTGCTTTACCAATTCCTTACCGGTGGATTGCCATTCACGGGGCGAAACGCGTTCGATTTGATGAACGCAATCTCGTATCAGCGTGCGCCGGCATTGCTACCCGATTCCGCGGGCGAACTGCTGCACTTGGAGCGAATCGCACTCCGCTGTTTGGAACGCGACCCCGCTCGACGATACCGCACGATCGATGCGTTGCGACGCGACTTCGACTCCTATCTCGCGGCAGAATACCAAGCGATTCAGGCGCCGGGATACACCCGATTGCGCCGCATGGGTTGGTTCTGTCGTCGAAACTGGGTCGCGCTGGCATCCATCAGTGTGTTAATGGTCATGTCCGGCATGCTGTTGGGCTGGAACCGCGACGCCCAGAAAGCATTGATCGAATCGGGGAAGGCGACTCGAGAATTCGAACTCCGCTCGATTGCCGCCGAAAATCTCGTTGCCGAGAAGAATAAGGGCGAATTGCAGCAACTCATCACCCGCGCCCACGATTTCGCACGGGTGGGGAATTGGCGGGAATCGCTGCCGTTATACGACCAAGCGATCGACCGAAGCGAACCGACCCAACAAATTCAATTGAAACTGGAGAGTTTGCCGGGATACTACGCGCAAGGGAAAATCCGCGAATTGGATCAGACACTCGCGGAATTAACGCAATCCCTCTCGCACGAATCGCCCGAATATCCATTGTTGCTGATGCATCGGGCCTCGCGAGCGATCTGCGATCCCGCCGAAGTCCAAAAAGCCCGTGAACTTGCGGCCCGCGCGTTGGAATACGATCGGCAATCGCCTCGATTATCCCAGGCCGATCGGTGGTTTACCTCGGCACTGGCGCGAACTCGGACCCGCGATTGCGTCGACGATTTACGCCAAGCCATTCGCGTGGATCGCTTCCACTTTCTCGCCCAAACTACCTATTCCACGCTGATTGCCGGGCTAGGACACCGAGACGAGGCGATGGTGCAAGCGGAGTTCCTCGAAAGTATTTTTCCAGATTCGCCAGTTGCGGATGTGGTCCGGTCGCTGGTCGCTTTAACGGAAACCGATTCGGAGAAGTTGCGCGCCGCTACGAAGCGCGCTGCCACGCGATTGGCACCCGAAGATTTACCGTCCTGGAAAAAAGTCGAAAAGACCTTCCTGGGAATGGTGGCGATCCATCAGATTCTTGTCGATTTTCAGCCAAGCAACGTATTTGCGATGCTGCGGCTTGGGCAACTTGGCGGCTCGGTGCATCAGGAATTATCGAAATCCGATCATTTCTCGGTATTGCCATTTCCGTCATTCGGAATTCTGATCCAACGCTGGCGACCCGTCTGGGATTTTGCGGTGAATCATGCCCCTTCCATTTTGCTGGGGCAGCAAATTACCGAGCAAATTTGGGCTTCCTTGGATCAACTCATTGATGACTATCCGGATCGGACTCTCATTCTGGCGCGTGCCAGCAATCGACTCGGCGTCTTAATTACTGAATCGGGGTTGAACGGTGACGCCTCCCGCGAGAGCCTCCTTGAAATGGGGCGAGAGATGGCCGACGCGATGCAGCAGCCGAGCCTGTTGAACATCCGCCGCATGACCGAGTTGGCACGAGCATTTTCGATGTTTGTCGATCTGGGTATCCTGAAGCTGGTGCCCAATCCCGATCCGGGCACCCGCGACCGATTCCGCAGGAATCTCAGCGATTTGCTGCCATTTCTGAAAGTTGATCGAGAATTTGCACAGAAAGTCCCCGCTTTTTTCGGGGATCTGGTCATGTCCCCATTAACGCCGCACCAGTTTGAGACATTCTGGGGCCACGGTCCCGCAGTCGAACGCACCTTTCGAGACCGACAACAAGAACTTTCGGACTTCTGTTGGTTGTTAATCGATCAGATTGATGTCGAATCGGGGCCGAGTCAAGCGAATGCGAAACTGCGCGTGCGGCTGGAACTTTGGGCCGAATCCGCGCAGTTGACCCGCGAGATCCTCCCCATGCCACGCTTGGCACCGAGCGACAATACGCGCCCAACCGTGTCGCCATAA
- a CDS encoding TIGR03067 domain-containing protein: MRRFVAGIGVAVALCTLALGSLRADDKAIAKEKATLKGTWRITSILKDGKEIDAFVNLGIDFVFDGDRLEIRGEAEGFETQVKQYRIDPTVTPKILDFADNAKAIENADKLFEGIYEIKDDTMRWCVKMSGDNPAKGDRPTMIESTADNSALVITLKRRP, translated from the coding sequence ATGCGTCGGTTTGTCGCTGGCATCGGTGTTGCAGTTGCGCTCTGCACGCTCGCGCTTGGCTCACTTCGTGCGGATGACAAGGCCATTGCCAAAGAAAAAGCCACGCTGAAAGGGACGTGGCGAATCACGTCAATTCTCAAAGATGGCAAAGAAATCGACGCCTTCGTGAACTTGGGCATCGACTTTGTGTTCGATGGCGATCGGCTGGAGATTCGCGGCGAAGCCGAGGGGTTTGAAACGCAAGTCAAGCAATATCGCATCGATCCGACGGTGACGCCCAAGATTCTCGACTTCGCCGACAATGCCAAGGCGATCGAGAATGCCGACAAGCTCTTTGAAGGCATCTACGAAATCAAGGACGATACGATGCGTTGGTGCGTCAAGATGTCGGGGGACAATCCCGCGAAGGGGGATCGGCCGACGATGATCGAAAGCACGGCAGATAACTCCGCACTGGTAATCACGCTCAAGCGTCGGCCGTGA
- a CDS encoding TIGR03067 domain-containing protein, translating to MIRLLVAMFLSIPIASTWQIGAAHADDAAIAKEQAKLKGIWVVTSMEFQGKDVENPPNRTMEHHFDGTRVKIVVDHRPMPSETLFYRIDPTTTPKMIDIGESLDGIKNRKGTREGIYEIKGDRLLWAFHIKDGVDGFRERPTEFKTDAESNIIIFKLKRVSD from the coding sequence ATGATTCGTTTGCTGGTCGCCATGTTCCTCTCAATTCCGATCGCATCGACCTGGCAGATTGGTGCCGCACACGCCGATGATGCTGCCATTGCGAAAGAACAGGCCAAACTCAAAGGCATTTGGGTGGTCACGTCGATGGAGTTTCAAGGGAAGGACGTTGAGAATCCGCCCAATCGCACGATGGAGCATCACTTCGATGGGACTCGCGTGAAAATTGTCGTGGATCATCGTCCCATGCCCTCGGAGACGCTGTTTTATCGGATCGATCCCACCACCACACCCAAAATGATCGATATCGGTGAATCCCTCGACGGGATCAAAAACCGCAAGGGGACACGCGAAGGAATCTACGAAATCAAGGGCGATCGGCTCCTGTGGGCATTCCACATCAAGGACGGAGTCGATGGATTTCGAGAGCGACCGACGGAATTCAAAACCGACGCCGAATCCAACATCATCATCTTCAAGCTAAAACGAGTCAGCGACTGA
- a CDS encoding TIGR03067 domain-containing protein, which produces MVRSAAWIVLSLVVSLSHFLRPAHADDAAIAKEQAKLNGIWVLTSIEFQGKDVEHPGNGKMEHHFDGTRLKINLDLRPMISETLFYRIDPSTSPKMIDVGTTTDGFKTKTEMREGIYEIKGDQLLWALHIKDGVNGLRERPTEFKTDAESNIIIYKLKRISD; this is translated from the coding sequence ATGGTTCGTTCCGCTGCCTGGATCGTGCTATCTCTTGTCGTTTCACTCAGCCATTTCCTCCGCCCCGCGCACGCCGATGACGCTGCGATTGCGAAAGAACAGGCCAAACTCAACGGAATTTGGGTTCTCACGTCGATCGAGTTTCAAGGGAAGGACGTTGAGCATCCCGGGAACGGAAAAATGGAACATCACTTTGATGGGACTCGCTTGAAAATCAATCTCGATCTTCGTCCCATGATCTCCGAGACGCTATTCTATCGCATCGATCCCAGCACCTCACCCAAAATGATTGACGTTGGTACGACCACTGACGGGTTCAAAACCAAGACGGAAATGCGCGAAGGAATCTACGAAATCAAAGGCGATCAACTTCTGTGGGCACTCCATATCAAGGATGGAGTCAACGGCCTCCGTGAGCGACCCACGGAATTCAAAACCGACGCCGAATCCAACATCATCATCTACAAACTCAAACGCATCTCGGACTAA
- a CDS encoding DUF1501 domain-containing protein gives MDMQASQTRRNWLKSTSAGFGMVALAGLLGHNQPGFAAPAGSPKPLAPKAPHFPAKAKKIIFVFMQGAISQVDTFEYKPELQKNDGKGGPGGGKLTASKFKFQQYGQTGSWFSELLPNLARHADDLCWLRGLHTDTPAHPQAVVQLHTGSANAALTRPSMGAWLLYGLGTENQDLPGYITINPPPNFGGAVNFGSAFLPAHYQGSRINDQGYFPNLESAVSSQLQRKQLDLIQSLNRDLAGKASAPDQVEGIIESYELAFKMQDKVPDLLDISKEPRKVLDAYGVKNGPAGSFARQCVMARRLCEAGVRFVEICQPGWDHHNNLHKGLIDRCQSIDQPVAALLTDLKQRGMLEDTLVLFGSEFGRQPTAQGVDGRDHNITGYPMFLMGAGVKPGFTYGGTDEFGIKATEGRMHTNDLHATLLALMGLDHERLTYRYAGRDFRLTDVAGSVVSEIMA, from the coding sequence ATGGATATGCAGGCATCGCAGACGCGGCGGAATTGGCTGAAATCGACCAGTGCCGGATTTGGCATGGTCGCGTTGGCCGGGCTGCTGGGCCACAATCAACCCGGATTCGCGGCCCCGGCGGGAAGTCCGAAGCCGCTCGCCCCCAAGGCACCGCATTTCCCGGCCAAGGCGAAGAAGATCATCTTCGTCTTCATGCAAGGGGCCATCTCGCAGGTGGATACCTTTGAGTACAAGCCGGAACTGCAGAAAAATGATGGCAAAGGTGGTCCAGGTGGCGGGAAATTGACCGCCTCGAAATTCAAATTCCAGCAATATGGTCAGACGGGATCGTGGTTCTCGGAATTGCTCCCGAATCTGGCCCGCCATGCGGACGATCTCTGCTGGCTGCGTGGATTGCACACCGATACCCCGGCGCATCCGCAAGCGGTGGTGCAACTGCATACCGGCAGCGCGAATGCGGCCCTGACCCGTCCCAGCATGGGGGCATGGTTGCTCTACGGACTTGGCACCGAGAATCAGGATCTGCCGGGATACATCACCATCAATCCGCCACCCAATTTTGGCGGGGCCGTGAATTTCGGGAGTGCGTTTCTGCCGGCTCACTATCAAGGCAGCCGCATCAACGATCAGGGATATTTCCCCAATCTGGAATCGGCCGTTTCGTCGCAATTGCAGCGAAAACAGCTCGACTTGATTCAATCGTTGAATCGGGACTTGGCCGGGAAAGCCTCTGCTCCCGATCAAGTCGAAGGGATCATCGAATCCTACGAACTCGCCTTCAAGATGCAGGACAAGGTGCCGGATCTCCTGGATATCTCGAAGGAACCCCGCAAAGTCCTGGACGCTTACGGCGTGAAGAATGGCCCGGCTGGTTCGTTCGCTCGACAATGCGTGATGGCCCGCCGATTGTGCGAAGCCGGGGTGCGATTCGTCGAAATCTGCCAGCCCGGCTGGGATCACCACAACAACCTGCACAAGGGACTCATCGACCGCTGCCAATCGATCGATCAACCCGTTGCCGCGTTGCTGACCGATCTGAAACAGCGTGGCATGCTGGAAGATACCCTCGTGCTGTTCGGCAGCGAGTTCGGCCGACAACCGACCGCGCAAGGGGTCGATGGCCGCGATCACAACATCACTGGCTATCCGATGTTCCTCATGGGGGCGGGTGTCAAGCCGGGCTTCACCTACGGCGGAACGGATGAATTTGGCATCAAAGCGACCGAAGGCCGCATGCACACCAACGACCTGCATGCGACACTGCTGGCGCTCATGGGGTTGGATCATGAGCGATTGACGTATCGCTACGCGGGACGGGATTTTCGGCTCACCGATGTCGCCGGAAGTGTCGTTTCCGAGATCATGGCCTAA